Proteins encoded in a region of the Salmo trutta chromosome 34, fSalTru1.1, whole genome shotgun sequence genome:
- the LOC115174132 gene encoding MARCKS-related protein 1-B: MGSQASKGGVAAEAATVKTNGQENGHVKSNGDATDTATPNGSADAKEPEAGAGGDAIEPAPAADGEAAKPEGEAAAKDISKKKKNNFFLKKSFNFKGLKLKKTKKEEVKEEAEEEAAASAEEKPAENGAAVATEEKKAEEGKEEVVAAAAEAPKAEEVQAKAEEAPKEEEVKEAAAPAPEPTKPTEETSSTPEAVTPSQQNAE, encoded by the exons ATGGGTTCCCAAGCGTCCAAGGGAGGGGTAGCTGCCGAAGCCGCCACCGTTAAAACTAATGGACAG GAGAATGGCCATGTCAAGTCCAATGGTGACGCCACGGACACGGCCACTCCAAATGGTTCTGCCGACGCCAAGGAGCCTGAAGCGGGTGCTGGAGGAGACGCCATCGAGCCAGCGCCCGCCGCCGACGGTGAGGCCGCCAAACCAGAAGGTGAGGCCGCTGCCAAGGATAtctccaagaagaagaagaataatTTCTTTCTGAAGAAATCTTTCAACTTCAAGGGCCTGAAACTGAAGAAGACCAAGAAGGAGGAAGTgaaggaggaggcggaggaggaggcGGCCGCTTCCGCTGAGGAGAAACCAGCCGAGAACGGAGCCGCTGTGGCTACGGAGGAGAAGAAagcagaggaggggaaggaggaggttgTGGCGGCTGCTGCAGAAGCCCCTAAGGCCGAGGAGGTGCAGGCTAAAGCAGAGGAGGCACCTAAGGAGGAGGAGGTAAAGGAGGCTGCTGCACCTGCCCCGGAGCCCACCAAACCAACAGAGGAGACCAGCTCGACCCCCGAGGCAGTAACCCCCTCCCAACAGAACGCCGAGTGA